From the Mesoaciditoga lauensis cd-1655R = DSM 25116 genome, the window ACATGGATAAGATAAGGGAATTGAAGGCGAAAGGGTACAGACTGAACTTTCATGTGGGGTTAATTGACGAAAAGGAAGCTTTTGAGATATCCAGGGTGGCAGATGCCATATCTTTCGACTTTGTTGGCGACGATGAGACGATAAAATACGTGTACAATCTGGACAAAAAAGTTTCTGATTACATACGAACTTTTGAAGTGCTGAAAAAGTTCAGCGATAACGTTTATCCACATATCACCGTGGGGCTGAATTGTGGCAAGATAACGCACGAGTACAAATCGATAGACATTCTTTCAAAGTATGCCCAAAAAAAGGTGGTTTTTATCGTTTTCATTCCAACGGTTGGCACTCAATTTGAGAATTGCCCTACTCCTCTACTAGAAGATGTCAAAAGTGTATTCGCATATGCGCGGGAGAAGTTCGATTGTGATTTGAATTTGGGATGTATGTACCCCAAAGGAAAAGACAGAGATGAAATCGCCATGGCAGCGGTCGATGCGAATTTTAACGTCATAACCCAACCCTCCAAAAAAGTTGTGGAGTATCTTAAAAAAGAGGGATATGCCATCGAATATTCTGATGAATGTTGTGTATTGTGAATTAATTCTCATTCTTGGATATAGGAAAGGAAATATGGTATCATTTGACCGATCGGTAAATCAACTTCAACTTGGCTTCAAATCAACTTCGTGAAGAAGGGAGGGCCTTTATGGCCACTCGTTCGGGGAATAAAACCAGAGAAAGTATACTGCAAGCGGCCCGTGAAGCGTTTGCTTCTAAGTCTTATGCGGAAGTTTCGATGGAAGACATAGCCAAGATAGCCAACGTGAAGAAGCCGTTGATATATTATTATTTTCCCAGTAAAGAAGAATTGTTTAAAGAGGCATGGGATGAAGCTTTTCGTACCCTGGAAGACAAAGTGTTTGGCCCAAGGGAAGAAGAAGGCAAATACGTGCGAAAAGTCAAACAATTTTTGAGGGCTTATATCGACTTTTTGCGTAACGATCGTAAATCATTGCGGCTTATTGAAAGGGAAAAGAACAGATTTTATTCCGAAAAGAGCAAGAATTGGCAATATATGAAGAAGAGGTACGATGTTTTTGTCCAACAAGTTGCCGATGTTATTTCTTCTGAAACCGGTGACTCATCTTCGGAGTACGCTCGAGCGATAACCGACATAGTTGGTTCTTCGGCCCTTTTACCTGAAGGCCAAATGTCACCTGATACGCTTGAACTGATAATAATAAAGGGAATTAGATCGTAAAAAATTGCAAA encodes:
- a CDS encoding TetR/AcrR family transcriptional regulator produces the protein MATRSGNKTRESILQAAREAFASKSYAEVSMEDIAKIANVKKPLIYYYFPSKEELFKEAWDEAFRTLEDKVFGPREEEGKYVRKVKQFLRAYIDFLRNDRKSLRLIEREKNRFYSEKSKNWQYMKKRYDVFVQQVADVISSETGDSSSEYARAITDIVGSSALLPEGQMSPDTLELIIIKGIRS